One Glycine max cultivar Williams 82 chromosome 3, Glycine_max_v4.0, whole genome shotgun sequence DNA window includes the following coding sequences:
- the MYB12A gene encoding R2R3-type MYB transcription factor MYB12a: MERSSEEEMLITKGPWTEQEDSLLFNYITVHGEGHWNSVARYTGLKRTGKSCRLRWLNYLRPNVRRGNITLQEQLLILDLHSRWGNRWSKIAEHLPGRTDNEIKNYWRTRVVKQAKQLKCDVNSKQFRDTLRFVWMPRMLERIRAQASSSAQAHQSSLISNSNTQAHSGLLSSALHAHAPSLSDSSASYNLMGADAGSCSSHSYYSDIAGNGFGGADLWTDQNICFLQHQLAHHDLF, translated from the exons ATGGAGAGAAGTAGTGAAGAGGAGATGTTAATAACGAAAGGTCCATGGACAGAGCAAGAGGATTCTCTTCTCTTCAATTACATCACTGTCCACGGCGAAGGTCACTGGAACTCTGTCGCTCGCTACACAG GTCTAAAACGAACGGGCAAAAGCTGCAGATTAAGATGGTTGAACTACTTGCGTCCAAATGTTCGACGTGGGAACATAACCCTCCAAGAACAGCTCTTGATTCTTGACCTCCATTCCCGTTGGGGCAACAG GTGGTCGAAAATAGCTGAACATTTACCGGGAAGAACAGACAACGAGATAAAGAATTATTGGAGAACGAGAGTGGTAAAGCAGGCTAAGCAACTAAAATGTGATGTGAACAGCAAGCAATTCAGGGACACGTTGCGTTTTGTGTGGATGCCACGTATGCTAGAGCGGATTCGGGCTCAGGCCTCATCATCGGCCCAAGCCCACCAAAGCAGCTTAATCTCCAACAGTAACACTCAAGCACACAGTGGATTGTTGTCATCAGCGCTTCATGCCCACGCGCCTTCTCTCTCTGACTCGAGCGCGTCGTACAATCTTATGGGTGCTGATGCTGGAAGTTGCTCATCTCATAGCTACTACTCAGACATAGCAGGCAATGGTTTTGGTGGTGCGGACTTGTGGACGGATCAAAACATTTGCTTTCTGCAACACCAGCTTGCTCATCATGACTTGTTCTGA